The following are encoded in a window of Phragmites australis chromosome 22, lpPhrAust1.1, whole genome shotgun sequence genomic DNA:
- the LOC133905314 gene encoding HIPL1 protein-like: MEKMIALVLPMALWYLSFVLPHAAASSSVSPSPVVCAGSGAPPVTLGDPLGFCGYSGISCCNVADDAALRAQFEDKNISDAACAAIVKAVLCARCIPFLSAVLFNTADPTKLSVPLLCAAGTPWSSSTAHHPVTASARSTQEPDTMCLERISAGSYLNMAAHPDGSGRVFLSSRDGKIWLASMPKRGSGAALRVHRPFLDLTDRVLELVGVAFHPEFATNGRFFVSYSCDSSASPACGASRCWGAAAENGSKPCRYQFVVAEFSAKGGADYSKATRANPSEASRIFAMGLPQPHTSYSYQNHGGQILFQPKDSDGHLYLITGHGDFSKTRRSIWGKIIRFNVGGVSGESLRSSKMDKPEIFSMGLNNPSGCSFDSERPSHLYCADVDDQQHERVYLISNKAGSQSASSSKAVSFDVISHGRPADGRMPSIVGGLVYRGSADPSLEGRYLYMYASGVWTGQSNSSTQMPRVRCSGSSPTPCRFGIVLSLGEDNSKDAFVLATGGVYRVVPPRLCGVPPQPPQWPPATGWVLSLAFAFYLIYSSVCSAAGGGTIQKANIGCCFITCNKNVTNNYHKD; the protein is encoded by the exons ATGGAGAAAATGATCGCACTTGTTCTGCCCATGGCTCTCTGGTACTTGTCCTTCGTCCTTCCCCATGCTGCCGCATCCAGTAGTGTTTCTCCTTCCCCGGTGGTGTGCGCCGGCTCAG GGGCGCCGCCGGTGACGCTGGGAGATCCGCTGGGCTTCTGCGGCTACAGCGGCATCAGCTGCTGCAACGTCGCCGACGATGCTGCGCTGAGGGCGCAGTTCGAGGACAAGAACATCTCCGACGCCGCGTGCGCCGCAATCGTCAAGGCCGTCCTCTGCGCG AGATGCATCCCGTTTCTGTCGGCTGTGCTGTTCAACACAGCTGACCCGACGAAGCTGTCAGTTCCTCTGCTCTGCGCAGCAGGTACTCCTTGGTCGAGCTCTACGGCGCACCATCCTGTGACTGCTAGTGCCAGATCGACGCAGGAGCCGGATACTATGTGCCTCGAGAGAATCAGCGCGGGCTCCTACCTCAACATGGCCGCTCACCCGGACGGCTCGGGCCGAGTGTTCCTGTCCAGCCGGGACGGCAAGATCTGGCTGGCCTCAATGCCCAAACGGGGATCTGGAGCCGCCTTGCGGGTTCACCGCCCTTTCCTCGACCTCACGGATCGGGTGCTCGAGCTGGTGGGCGTGGCGTTCCACCCGGAGTTCGCCACCAACGGCCGCTTCTTCGTCTCCTACAGCTGCGACAGCAGCGCCTCGCCGGCCTGCGGCGCCAGTAGGTGCTGGGGTGCTGCCGCAGAAAACGGTTCGAAGCCGTGCCGGTACCAGTTCGTTGTCGCCGAGTTCTCTGCCAAAGGTGGTGCTGACTATTccaag GCGACTCGAGCTAATCCATCTGAAGCGAGTAGGATCTTTGCCATGGGTTTGCCCCAGCCACACACATCCTATTCGTACCAGAACCATGGCGGCCAAATCCTATTCCAACCCAAAGATAGCGATGGACACCTCTACCTCATCACCGGGCATGGTGATTTCTCAAAGACCAGGAGATCAATTTGGGGCAAAATTATCCGGTTCAATGTCGGCGGTGTGTCCG GAGAAAGCCTGAGATCTTCAAAGATGGACAAGCCCGAGATCTTCTCCATGGGTCTGAACAACCCGAGCGGATGCAGCTTCGATTCCGAGAGACCGTCCCACCTCTACTGCGCCGACGTGGACGAT CAACAGCACGAGCGGGTTTACTTGATCTCCAACAAGGCTGGGAGCCAGAGCGCCTCCTCGTCCAAGGCCGTCTCCTTCGATGTCATCAGCCACGGGCGTCCTGCAGACGGCAGGATGCCATCCATCGTCGGCGGTCTGGTCTACCGAGGGTCCGCCGATCCCTCGCTGGAAGGAAGG TATCTGTACATGTACGCCTCCGGCGTGTGGACCGGCCAGAGCAACTCCTCCACCCAGATGCCCAGGGTGAGGTGCTCCGGGAGCAGCCCCACGCCGTGCCGCTTTGGCATCGTGCTCTCCTTGGGCGAGGACAACAGCAAGGACGCGTTCGTCCTCGCCACCGGAGGCGTGTACCGTGTCGTCCCGCCTCGCCTATGCGGCGTTCCTCCGCAACCGCCACAGTGGCCGCCTGCGACAGGCTGGGTGCTGTCCTTGGCGTTTGCATTCTATCTCATATACTCGTCCGTGTGTTCCGCCGCCGGCGGAGGAACGATACAAAAAGCCAACATCGGTTGCTGCTTTATTACATGTAATAAAAATGTGACAAACAACTACCACAAAGATTAG